Proteins from a genomic interval of Staphylococcus debuckii:
- the infA gene encoding translation initiation factor IF-1 translates to MAKQDVIELEGTVLDTLPNAMFKVELENGHEILAHVSGKIRMNYIRILPGDKVTVEMSPYDLTRGRITYRYK, encoded by the coding sequence ATGGCAAAACAAGATGTAATTGAATTAGAAGGTACAGTACTAGATACTTTACCAAATGCAATGTTTAAAGTAGAATTAGAAAATGGTCATGAGATTTTAGCACACGTTAGTGGTAAAATCAGAATGAATTATATTCGTATTCTACCTGGCGACAAAGTAACTGTAGAAATGTCTCCATACGACTTAACTCGTGGAAGAATCACTTATCGTTATAAATAA
- the rpsK gene encoding 30S ribosomal protein S11: MARKQVSRKRRVKKNVENGVAHIRSTFNNTIVTITDEFGNALSWSSAGALGFKGSKKSTPFAAQMASETASKTAMEHGLKTVEVTVKGPGPGRESAIRALQSAGLEVTAIRDVTPVPHNGCRPPKRRRV; encoded by the coding sequence ATGGCACGTAAACAAGTATCTCGTAAACGTAGAGTGAAAAAGAATGTTGAAAATGGTGTGGCACACATCCGTTCAACTTTCAACAATACAATCGTAACAATTACTGATGAATTCGGTAATGCATTATCATGGTCATCAGCAGGTGCTCTTGGATTTAAAGGTTCTAAAAAATCAACACCTTTCGCTGCACAAATGGCTTCTGAAACTGCTTCAAAAACAGCTATGGAACATGGCTTGAAAACAGTTGAAGTAACAGTAAAAGGACCTGGTCCTGGTCGTGAATCAGCTATCCGTGCATTGCAATCAGCTGGTTTAGAAGTAACAGCTATCAGAGACGTTACTCCAGTACCTCATAACGGTTGCCGTCCGCCAAAACGTCGTCGCGTATAA
- the rplQ gene encoding 50S ribosomal protein L17 has translation MGYRKLGSTSDQRKAMLRDLATSLIVNERIETTEARAKELRGVVDSLITLGKKGDLASRRQAAKIVRDVEILNEDDTTQTALQKLFGEIAPRYTDRQGGYTRVLKAGPRRGDGAESAIIELV, from the coding sequence ATGGGTTACAGAAAATTAGGTAGTACATCTGATCAACGTAAAGCTATGTTACGTGACTTAGCTACTTCACTTATCGTTAATGAGCGTATTGAAACTACTGAAGCTCGCGCTAAAGAATTACGCGGCGTAGTAGATAGCTTGATTACTTTAGGTAAAAAAGGAGATTTAGCTTCTCGTCGTCAAGCAGCTAAAATCGTTCGTGATGTTGAAATCTTAAACGAAGACGATACAACACAAACAGCATTACAAAAATTATTCGGTGAAATTGCACCACGTTACACTGATCGTCAAGGCGGTTACACTCGCGTGCTTAAAGCAGGACCTCGTCGTGGAGACGGTGCTGAATCAGCAATTATCGAATTAGTTTAA
- a CDS encoding DNA-directed RNA polymerase subunit alpha, with protein sequence MIEIEKPRIETIEISEDAKFGKFVVEPLERGYGTTLGNSLRRILLSSLPGAAVKYIEIEGVLHEFSAIDNVVEDVSTIIMNIKKLALKIYSEEDKTLEIDVKDEGEVTAADITHDSDVEILNPELKIATVSKGGHLKIRLVANKGRGYALAEQNNTSDLPIGVIPVDSLYSPVERVNYTVENTRVGQSSDFDKLTLDVWTDGSITPQESVSLAAKILTEHLNIFVGLTDEAKNAEIMIEKEEDQKEKVLEMSIEELDLSVRSYNCLKRAGINTVQELADKSEADMMKVRNLGRKSLEEVKYKLEDLGLGLRKED encoded by the coding sequence ATGATAGAAATTGAAAAACCTAGAATTGAGACAATTGAAATTAGTGAAGATGCTAAATTCGGTAAGTTTGTTGTTGAACCACTAGAACGTGGCTATGGCACTACGCTAGGAAACTCCTTACGTCGTATCCTACTATCTTCATTGCCAGGTGCAGCTGTTAAGTACATCGAGATTGAAGGCGTACTTCATGAATTCTCAGCAATTGATAACGTAGTAGAAGACGTATCTACAATCATTATGAATATTAAGAAACTTGCTCTTAAAATTTATTCTGAAGAAGATAAAACGTTAGAAATCGATGTTAAAGATGAAGGCGAAGTTACAGCAGCAGACATTACTCACGACAGTGATGTTGAAATTTTAAATCCAGAGCTTAAAATTGCGACTGTATCTAAAGGTGGACATTTGAAAATCCGTCTTGTTGCTAATAAGGGTAGAGGTTACGCATTAGCTGAACAAAATAATACGAGTGATTTACCAATTGGTGTTATTCCAGTTGATTCATTATACTCACCAGTAGAAAGAGTCAACTATACTGTTGAAAATACTCGTGTAGGTCAAAGCAGTGACTTTGATAAATTAACATTAGATGTATGGACTGATGGATCTATCACTCCACAAGAATCAGTTTCTTTAGCAGCAAAAATTTTAACTGAGCACTTGAACATCTTTGTTGGACTCACTGATGAAGCGAAAAACGCTGAAATCATGATTGAAAAAGAAGAAGACCAAAAAGAAAAAGTACTTGAAATGTCTATCGAAGAATTAGACTTATCAGTACGTTCTTATAACTGTTTAAAACGTGCAGGAATCAACACTGTTCAAGAATTGGCTGACAAATCTGAAGCAGATATGATGAAAGTACGTAATTTAGGTCGTAAATCTTTAGAAGAAGTAAAATACAAACTCGAAGACTTAGGTTTAGGTCTAAGAAAAGAAGATTGA
- the rpsM gene encoding 30S ribosomal protein S13 has protein sequence MARIAGIDIPREKRVVISLTYIYGVGKSTAAKIVEEANVSPDTRVKDLTDDELGRIRETVDAYKVEGDLRREQNLNIKRLMEISSYRGIRHRRGLPVRGQKTKNNARTRKGPVKTVANKKK, from the coding sequence ATGGCACGTATTGCAGGAATCGATATTCCACGCGAAAAACGCGTTGTAATTTCATTAACTTATATCTACGGTGTAGGTAAATCAACTGCTGCTAAAATTGTAGAAGAAGCTAACGTTTCTCCTGACACTCGCGTTAAAGATTTAACAGACGACGAATTAGGTCGTATCCGTGAAACAGTTGACGCATACAAAGTTGAAGGTGACTTACGTCGTGAACAAAACTTAAACATTAAACGTTTGATGGAAATTTCATCATACCGTGGTATCCGTCACCGTCGTGGCTTACCAGTTCGTGGTCAAAAAACTAAAAACAACGCTCGTACGCGTAAAGGCCCAGTTAAAACTGTAGCTAACAAGAAAAAATAA
- the rpmJ gene encoding 50S ribosomal protein L36: MKVRPSVKPICEKCKVIKRKGKVMIICENPKHKQRQG, from the coding sequence ATGAAAGTAAGACCATCAGTAAAACCTATTTGCGAAAAATGCAAAGTCATTAAACGTAAAGGTAAAGTAATGATCATTTGTGAAAATCCGAAACACAAACAAAGACAAGGTTAA